A stretch of the Melanotaenia boesemani isolate fMelBoe1 chromosome 24, fMelBoe1.pri, whole genome shotgun sequence genome encodes the following:
- the abi2b gene encoding abl interactor 2b isoform X1: MAELQMLLEEEIPAGRSALLDSFTNLERVAEYCESNYVQSPDKQRALEETKNYTTQSLASVAYLINTLANNVLQMLDIQASQLRRMESSINHISQTVDIHKEKVARREIGILTTNKNTSRTHKIIAPANPERPVRYIRKPVDYSLLDDMGHGVKWLQRFKASAQNMKAGGGALPRTNPPTQKPPSPPMTGKGTLGRHSPYRTLEPVRPPVVPNDYVSSPTRNMAHPQQSPARTASVNQRNRTYSSGSSGGSHPSSSRSSSRENSGSGSVGVPIAVPTPAPPTAFPGSAPAPSNPAKPPPNTATTPGPPSSALDGPPQACNPPLEIPPVPPPPPQLPASTAPPGTGPATYGNPAQGAPQFYSMNRPAQQPPNPPVGGSLPFRRPSSVTGQPNMAQNQNQLNGGPHFAQNQAGPHAPPPPSMQITPQLPLMGFVARVQETISDVPPPPPPAEEPVFEEPTPPPPPPEDYEDDEDEEESAVVEYSDPYAEEDPPWAPRNYLEKVVAIYDYTRDKEDELSFQEGAIIYVIKKNDDGWFEGVMNGTTGLFPGNYVESIMHYAD; the protein is encoded by the exons ATGGCGGAGCTACAAATGCTTCTAGAAGAGGAGATTCCAGCAGGACGAAGCGCACTATTAGACAGTTTTACCAATTTGGAAAGAGTCGCGGAGTACTGTGAGAGCAATTATGTCCAG TCTCCAGACAAGCAGAGGGCTCTGGAGGAGACCAAGAACTACACCACCCAGTCTCTCGCCAGCGTGGCCTACCTGATCAACACGCTGGCCAACAATGTGCTGCAGATGCTCGACATCCAGGCCTCGCAGCTCCGCCGCATGGAGTCCTCCATCAACCACATCTCACAG ACGGTGGACATCCATAAAGAGAAGGTGGCCCGGCGGGAGATCGGCATCCTCACCACCAACAAGAACACATCCCGCACACACAAGATCATCGCCCCAGCAAACCCAGAGAGACCTGTACGTTACATCCGCAAGCCCGTCGACTACAGCCTGCTGGACGACATGGGGCACGGAGTCAAG TGGTTGCAAAGGTTTAAG GCCAGCGCTCAAAACATGAAGGCCGGAGGAGGCGCGCTCCCTCGCACCAACCCCCCCACACAGAAGCCCCCCAGCCCGCCCATGACAGGCAAAGGGACCCTTGG GCGCCACTCCCCCTATAGGACGCTTGAGCCGGTGCGTCCTCCCGTTGTCCCTAACGACTACGTCTCAAGCCCGACGCGCAACATGGCGCacccccagcagagccctgcACGCACTGCATCCGTTAATCAGAGGAACCGCACGTACAG CAGCGGGAGCAGTGGAGGCAGCCACCCCAGCAGCagtcgcagcagcagcagagagaaCAGCGGCAGCGGCAGTGTGGGCGTACCCATCGCCGTGCCGACCCCGGCCCCGCCCACAGCGTTCCCAG GTTCAGCCCCCGCCCCATCCAACCCAGCTAAACCTCCCCCCAACACTGCCACAACCCCAGGGCCTCCTTCTTCTGCCCTAGACGGCCCCCCACAGGCCTGCAATCCCCCTCTAGAGATCCCGCCTGtacccccaccccctccccaGCTCCCTGCCTCTACGGCCCCCCCTGGCACCGGCCCTGCTACTTATGGCAACCCCGCACAAG GTGCTCCTCAGTTCTACAGCATGAACCGCCCAGCACAGCAGCCCCCGAACCCTCCGGTGGGAGGCTCTCTGCCCTTCCGCCGCCCCTCGTCCGTTACTGGTCAGCCCAACATGgcccagaaccagaaccagctcaACGGGGGTCCACACTTCGCCCAGAACCAAG CAGGCCCACATGCGCCCCCTCCCCCATCCATGCAGATCACTCCTCAGCTGCCTCTGATGGGCTTTGTGGCCCGAGTTCAGGAGACTA TCTCAGACGTGCCACCCCCGCCTCCACCTGCCGAAGAGCCTGTGTTTGAGGAGCCtacaccccctccacctccccctgAGGACTatgaagatgatgaggatgaagaggagtcGGCGGTGGTGGAGTACAGCGATCCGTACGCTGAAGAGGACCCGCCCTGGGCACCACGCAACTACCTGGAGAAAG TGGTGGCCATCTACGACTACACCCGCGACAAAGAGGACGAGCTCTCGTTCCAGGAGGGCGCCATCATCTACGTGATCAAGAAGAACGACGACGGCTGGTTCGAGGGCGTGATGAACGGGACCACCGGCCTCTTCCCCGGCAACTACGTCGAGTCCATCATGCACTACGCCGACTGA
- the abi2b gene encoding abl interactor 2b isoform X17 — MAELQMLLEEEIPAGRSALLDSFTNLERVAEYCESNYVQSPDKQRALEETKNYTTQSLASVAYLINTLANNVLQMLDIQASQLRRMESSINHISQTVDIHKEKVARREIGILTTNKNTSRTHKIIAPANPERPVRYIRKPVDYSLLDDMGHGVKASAQNMKAGGGALPRTNPPTQKPPSPPMTGKGTLGSGSSGGSHPSSSRSSSRENSGSGSVGVPIAVPTPAPPTAFPGAPQFYSMNRPAQQPPNPPVGGSLPFRRPSSVTGQPNMAQNQNQLNGGPHFAQNQVSDVPPPPPPAEEPVFEEPTPPPPPPEDYEDDEDEEESAVVEYSDPYAEEDPPWAPRNYLEKVVAIYDYTRDKEDELSFQEGAIIYVIKKNDDGWFEGVMNGTTGLFPGNYVESIMHYAD; from the exons ATGGCGGAGCTACAAATGCTTCTAGAAGAGGAGATTCCAGCAGGACGAAGCGCACTATTAGACAGTTTTACCAATTTGGAAAGAGTCGCGGAGTACTGTGAGAGCAATTATGTCCAG TCTCCAGACAAGCAGAGGGCTCTGGAGGAGACCAAGAACTACACCACCCAGTCTCTCGCCAGCGTGGCCTACCTGATCAACACGCTGGCCAACAATGTGCTGCAGATGCTCGACATCCAGGCCTCGCAGCTCCGCCGCATGGAGTCCTCCATCAACCACATCTCACAG ACGGTGGACATCCATAAAGAGAAGGTGGCCCGGCGGGAGATCGGCATCCTCACCACCAACAAGAACACATCCCGCACACACAAGATCATCGCCCCAGCAAACCCAGAGAGACCTGTACGTTACATCCGCAAGCCCGTCGACTACAGCCTGCTGGACGACATGGGGCACGGAGTCAAG GCCAGCGCTCAAAACATGAAGGCCGGAGGAGGCGCGCTCCCTCGCACCAACCCCCCCACACAGAAGCCCCCCAGCCCGCCCATGACAGGCAAAGGGACCCTTGG CAGCGGGAGCAGTGGAGGCAGCCACCCCAGCAGCagtcgcagcagcagcagagagaaCAGCGGCAGCGGCAGTGTGGGCGTACCCATCGCCGTGCCGACCCCGGCCCCGCCCACAGCGTTCCCAG GTGCTCCTCAGTTCTACAGCATGAACCGCCCAGCACAGCAGCCCCCGAACCCTCCGGTGGGAGGCTCTCTGCCCTTCCGCCGCCCCTCGTCCGTTACTGGTCAGCCCAACATGgcccagaaccagaaccagctcaACGGGGGTCCACACTTCGCCCAGAACCAAG TCTCAGACGTGCCACCCCCGCCTCCACCTGCCGAAGAGCCTGTGTTTGAGGAGCCtacaccccctccacctccccctgAGGACTatgaagatgatgaggatgaagaggagtcGGCGGTGGTGGAGTACAGCGATCCGTACGCTGAAGAGGACCCGCCCTGGGCACCACGCAACTACCTGGAGAAAG TGGTGGCCATCTACGACTACACCCGCGACAAAGAGGACGAGCTCTCGTTCCAGGAGGGCGCCATCATCTACGTGATCAAGAAGAACGACGACGGCTGGTTCGAGGGCGTGATGAACGGGACCACCGGCCTCTTCCCCGGCAACTACGTCGAGTCCATCATGCACTACGCCGACTGA
- the abi2b gene encoding abl interactor 2b isoform X16, which produces MAELQMLLEEEIPAGRSALLDSFTNLERVAEYCESNYVQSPDKQRALEETKNYTTQSLASVAYLINTLANNVLQMLDIQASQLRRMESSINHISQTVDIHKEKVARREIGILTTNKNTSRTHKIIAPANPERPVRYIRKPVDYSLLDDMGHGVKASAQNMKAGGGALPRTNPPTQKPPSPPMTGKGTLGSGSSGGSHPSSSRSSSRENSGSGSVGVPIAVPTPAPPTAFPGAPQFYSMNRPAQQPPNPPVGGSLPFRRPSSVTGQPNMAQNQNQLNGGPHFAQNQGPHAPPPPSMQITPQLPLMGFVARVQETISDVPPPPPPAEEPVFEEPTPPPPPPEDYEDDEDEEESAVVEYSDPYAEEDPPWAPRNYLEKVVAIYDYTRDKEDELSFQEGAIIYVIKKNDDGWFEGVMNGTTGLFPGNYVESIMHYAD; this is translated from the exons ATGGCGGAGCTACAAATGCTTCTAGAAGAGGAGATTCCAGCAGGACGAAGCGCACTATTAGACAGTTTTACCAATTTGGAAAGAGTCGCGGAGTACTGTGAGAGCAATTATGTCCAG TCTCCAGACAAGCAGAGGGCTCTGGAGGAGACCAAGAACTACACCACCCAGTCTCTCGCCAGCGTGGCCTACCTGATCAACACGCTGGCCAACAATGTGCTGCAGATGCTCGACATCCAGGCCTCGCAGCTCCGCCGCATGGAGTCCTCCATCAACCACATCTCACAG ACGGTGGACATCCATAAAGAGAAGGTGGCCCGGCGGGAGATCGGCATCCTCACCACCAACAAGAACACATCCCGCACACACAAGATCATCGCCCCAGCAAACCCAGAGAGACCTGTACGTTACATCCGCAAGCCCGTCGACTACAGCCTGCTGGACGACATGGGGCACGGAGTCAAG GCCAGCGCTCAAAACATGAAGGCCGGAGGAGGCGCGCTCCCTCGCACCAACCCCCCCACACAGAAGCCCCCCAGCCCGCCCATGACAGGCAAAGGGACCCTTGG CAGCGGGAGCAGTGGAGGCAGCCACCCCAGCAGCagtcgcagcagcagcagagagaaCAGCGGCAGCGGCAGTGTGGGCGTACCCATCGCCGTGCCGACCCCGGCCCCGCCCACAGCGTTCCCAG GTGCTCCTCAGTTCTACAGCATGAACCGCCCAGCACAGCAGCCCCCGAACCCTCCGGTGGGAGGCTCTCTGCCCTTCCGCCGCCCCTCGTCCGTTACTGGTCAGCCCAACATGgcccagaaccagaaccagctcaACGGGGGTCCACACTTCGCCCAGAACCAAG GCCCACATGCGCCCCCTCCCCCATCCATGCAGATCACTCCTCAGCTGCCTCTGATGGGCTTTGTGGCCCGAGTTCAGGAGACTA TCTCAGACGTGCCACCCCCGCCTCCACCTGCCGAAGAGCCTGTGTTTGAGGAGCCtacaccccctccacctccccctgAGGACTatgaagatgatgaggatgaagaggagtcGGCGGTGGTGGAGTACAGCGATCCGTACGCTGAAGAGGACCCGCCCTGGGCACCACGCAACTACCTGGAGAAAG TGGTGGCCATCTACGACTACACCCGCGACAAAGAGGACGAGCTCTCGTTCCAGGAGGGCGCCATCATCTACGTGATCAAGAAGAACGACGACGGCTGGTTCGAGGGCGTGATGAACGGGACCACCGGCCTCTTCCCCGGCAACTACGTCGAGTCCATCATGCACTACGCCGACTGA
- the abi2b gene encoding abl interactor 2b isoform X15 has product MAELQMLLEEEIPAGRSALLDSFTNLERVAEYCESNYVQSPDKQRALEETKNYTTQSLASVAYLINTLANNVLQMLDIQASQLRRMESSINHISQTVDIHKEKVARREIGILTTNKNTSRTHKIIAPANPERPVRYIRKPVDYSLLDDMGHGVKASAQNMKAGGGALPRTNPPTQKPPSPPMTGKGTLGSGSSGGSHPSSSRSSSRENSGSGSVGVPIAVPTPAPPTAFPGAPQFYSMNRPAQQPPNPPVGGSLPFRRPSSVTGQPNMAQNQNQLNGGPHFAQNQAGPHAPPPPSMQITPQLPLMGFVARVQETISDVPPPPPPAEEPVFEEPTPPPPPPEDYEDDEDEEESAVVEYSDPYAEEDPPWAPRNYLEKVVAIYDYTRDKEDELSFQEGAIIYVIKKNDDGWFEGVMNGTTGLFPGNYVESIMHYAD; this is encoded by the exons ATGGCGGAGCTACAAATGCTTCTAGAAGAGGAGATTCCAGCAGGACGAAGCGCACTATTAGACAGTTTTACCAATTTGGAAAGAGTCGCGGAGTACTGTGAGAGCAATTATGTCCAG TCTCCAGACAAGCAGAGGGCTCTGGAGGAGACCAAGAACTACACCACCCAGTCTCTCGCCAGCGTGGCCTACCTGATCAACACGCTGGCCAACAATGTGCTGCAGATGCTCGACATCCAGGCCTCGCAGCTCCGCCGCATGGAGTCCTCCATCAACCACATCTCACAG ACGGTGGACATCCATAAAGAGAAGGTGGCCCGGCGGGAGATCGGCATCCTCACCACCAACAAGAACACATCCCGCACACACAAGATCATCGCCCCAGCAAACCCAGAGAGACCTGTACGTTACATCCGCAAGCCCGTCGACTACAGCCTGCTGGACGACATGGGGCACGGAGTCAAG GCCAGCGCTCAAAACATGAAGGCCGGAGGAGGCGCGCTCCCTCGCACCAACCCCCCCACACAGAAGCCCCCCAGCCCGCCCATGACAGGCAAAGGGACCCTTGG CAGCGGGAGCAGTGGAGGCAGCCACCCCAGCAGCagtcgcagcagcagcagagagaaCAGCGGCAGCGGCAGTGTGGGCGTACCCATCGCCGTGCCGACCCCGGCCCCGCCCACAGCGTTCCCAG GTGCTCCTCAGTTCTACAGCATGAACCGCCCAGCACAGCAGCCCCCGAACCCTCCGGTGGGAGGCTCTCTGCCCTTCCGCCGCCCCTCGTCCGTTACTGGTCAGCCCAACATGgcccagaaccagaaccagctcaACGGGGGTCCACACTTCGCCCAGAACCAAG CAGGCCCACATGCGCCCCCTCCCCCATCCATGCAGATCACTCCTCAGCTGCCTCTGATGGGCTTTGTGGCCCGAGTTCAGGAGACTA TCTCAGACGTGCCACCCCCGCCTCCACCTGCCGAAGAGCCTGTGTTTGAGGAGCCtacaccccctccacctccccctgAGGACTatgaagatgatgaggatgaagaggagtcGGCGGTGGTGGAGTACAGCGATCCGTACGCTGAAGAGGACCCGCCCTGGGCACCACGCAACTACCTGGAGAAAG TGGTGGCCATCTACGACTACACCCGCGACAAAGAGGACGAGCTCTCGTTCCAGGAGGGCGCCATCATCTACGTGATCAAGAAGAACGACGACGGCTGGTTCGAGGGCGTGATGAACGGGACCACCGGCCTCTTCCCCGGCAACTACGTCGAGTCCATCATGCACTACGCCGACTGA
- the abi2b gene encoding abl interactor 2b isoform X11, producing MAELQMLLEEEIPAGRSALLDSFTNLERVAEYCESNYVQSPDKQRALEETKNYTTQSLASVAYLINTLANNVLQMLDIQASQLRRMESSINHISQTVDIHKEKVARREIGILTTNKNTSRTHKIIAPANPERPVRYIRKPVDYSLLDDMGHGVKASAQNMKAGGGALPRTNPPTQKPPSPPMTGKGTLGRHSPYRTLEPVRPPVVPNDYVSSPTRNMAHPQQSPARTASVNQRNRTYSSGSSGGSHPSSSRSSSRENSGSGSVGVPIAVPTPAPPTAFPGAPQFYSMNRPAQQPPNPPVGGSLPFRRPSSVTGQPNMAQNQNQLNGGPHFAQNQGPHAPPPPSMQITPQLPLMGFVARVQETISDVPPPPPPAEEPVFEEPTPPPPPPEDYEDDEDEEESAVVEYSDPYAEEDPPWAPRNYLEKVVAIYDYTRDKEDELSFQEGAIIYVIKKNDDGWFEGVMNGTTGLFPGNYVESIMHYAD from the exons ATGGCGGAGCTACAAATGCTTCTAGAAGAGGAGATTCCAGCAGGACGAAGCGCACTATTAGACAGTTTTACCAATTTGGAAAGAGTCGCGGAGTACTGTGAGAGCAATTATGTCCAG TCTCCAGACAAGCAGAGGGCTCTGGAGGAGACCAAGAACTACACCACCCAGTCTCTCGCCAGCGTGGCCTACCTGATCAACACGCTGGCCAACAATGTGCTGCAGATGCTCGACATCCAGGCCTCGCAGCTCCGCCGCATGGAGTCCTCCATCAACCACATCTCACAG ACGGTGGACATCCATAAAGAGAAGGTGGCCCGGCGGGAGATCGGCATCCTCACCACCAACAAGAACACATCCCGCACACACAAGATCATCGCCCCAGCAAACCCAGAGAGACCTGTACGTTACATCCGCAAGCCCGTCGACTACAGCCTGCTGGACGACATGGGGCACGGAGTCAAG GCCAGCGCTCAAAACATGAAGGCCGGAGGAGGCGCGCTCCCTCGCACCAACCCCCCCACACAGAAGCCCCCCAGCCCGCCCATGACAGGCAAAGGGACCCTTGG GCGCCACTCCCCCTATAGGACGCTTGAGCCGGTGCGTCCTCCCGTTGTCCCTAACGACTACGTCTCAAGCCCGACGCGCAACATGGCGCacccccagcagagccctgcACGCACTGCATCCGTTAATCAGAGGAACCGCACGTACAG CAGCGGGAGCAGTGGAGGCAGCCACCCCAGCAGCagtcgcagcagcagcagagagaaCAGCGGCAGCGGCAGTGTGGGCGTACCCATCGCCGTGCCGACCCCGGCCCCGCCCACAGCGTTCCCAG GTGCTCCTCAGTTCTACAGCATGAACCGCCCAGCACAGCAGCCCCCGAACCCTCCGGTGGGAGGCTCTCTGCCCTTCCGCCGCCCCTCGTCCGTTACTGGTCAGCCCAACATGgcccagaaccagaaccagctcaACGGGGGTCCACACTTCGCCCAGAACCAAG GCCCACATGCGCCCCCTCCCCCATCCATGCAGATCACTCCTCAGCTGCCTCTGATGGGCTTTGTGGCCCGAGTTCAGGAGACTA TCTCAGACGTGCCACCCCCGCCTCCACCTGCCGAAGAGCCTGTGTTTGAGGAGCCtacaccccctccacctccccctgAGGACTatgaagatgatgaggatgaagaggagtcGGCGGTGGTGGAGTACAGCGATCCGTACGCTGAAGAGGACCCGCCCTGGGCACCACGCAACTACCTGGAGAAAG TGGTGGCCATCTACGACTACACCCGCGACAAAGAGGACGAGCTCTCGTTCCAGGAGGGCGCCATCATCTACGTGATCAAGAAGAACGACGACGGCTGGTTCGAGGGCGTGATGAACGGGACCACCGGCCTCTTCCCCGGCAACTACGTCGAGTCCATCATGCACTACGCCGACTGA
- the abi2b gene encoding abl interactor 2b isoform X18 gives MAELQMLLEEEIPAGRSALLDSFTNLERVAEYCESNYVQSPDKQRALEETKNYTTQSLASVAYLINTLANNVLQMLDIQASQLRRMESSINHISQTVDIHKEKVARREIGILTTNKNTSRTHKIIAPANPERPVRYIRKPVDYSLLDDMGHGVKWLQRFKASAQNMKAGGGALPRTNPPTQKPPSPPMTGKGTLGSGSSGGSHPSSSRSSSRENSGSGSVGVPIAVPTPAPPTAFPGSAPAPSNPAKPPPNTATTPGPPSSALDGPPQACNPPLEIPPVPPPPPQLPASTAPPGTGPATYGNPAQGAPQFYSMNRPAQQPPNPPVGGSLPFRRPSSVTGQPNMAQNQNQLNGGPHFAQNQVSDVPPPPPPAEEPVFEEPTPPPPPPEDYEDDEDEEESAVVEYSDPYAEEDPPWAPRNYLEKVVAIYDYTRDKEDELSFQEGAIIYVIKKNDDGWFEGVMNGTTGLFPGNYVESIMHYAD, from the exons ATGGCGGAGCTACAAATGCTTCTAGAAGAGGAGATTCCAGCAGGACGAAGCGCACTATTAGACAGTTTTACCAATTTGGAAAGAGTCGCGGAGTACTGTGAGAGCAATTATGTCCAG TCTCCAGACAAGCAGAGGGCTCTGGAGGAGACCAAGAACTACACCACCCAGTCTCTCGCCAGCGTGGCCTACCTGATCAACACGCTGGCCAACAATGTGCTGCAGATGCTCGACATCCAGGCCTCGCAGCTCCGCCGCATGGAGTCCTCCATCAACCACATCTCACAG ACGGTGGACATCCATAAAGAGAAGGTGGCCCGGCGGGAGATCGGCATCCTCACCACCAACAAGAACACATCCCGCACACACAAGATCATCGCCCCAGCAAACCCAGAGAGACCTGTACGTTACATCCGCAAGCCCGTCGACTACAGCCTGCTGGACGACATGGGGCACGGAGTCAAG TGGTTGCAAAGGTTTAAG GCCAGCGCTCAAAACATGAAGGCCGGAGGAGGCGCGCTCCCTCGCACCAACCCCCCCACACAGAAGCCCCCCAGCCCGCCCATGACAGGCAAAGGGACCCTTGG CAGCGGGAGCAGTGGAGGCAGCCACCCCAGCAGCagtcgcagcagcagcagagagaaCAGCGGCAGCGGCAGTGTGGGCGTACCCATCGCCGTGCCGACCCCGGCCCCGCCCACAGCGTTCCCAG GTTCAGCCCCCGCCCCATCCAACCCAGCTAAACCTCCCCCCAACACTGCCACAACCCCAGGGCCTCCTTCTTCTGCCCTAGACGGCCCCCCACAGGCCTGCAATCCCCCTCTAGAGATCCCGCCTGtacccccaccccctccccaGCTCCCTGCCTCTACGGCCCCCCCTGGCACCGGCCCTGCTACTTATGGCAACCCCGCACAAG GTGCTCCTCAGTTCTACAGCATGAACCGCCCAGCACAGCAGCCCCCGAACCCTCCGGTGGGAGGCTCTCTGCCCTTCCGCCGCCCCTCGTCCGTTACTGGTCAGCCCAACATGgcccagaaccagaaccagctcaACGGGGGTCCACACTTCGCCCAGAACCAAG TCTCAGACGTGCCACCCCCGCCTCCACCTGCCGAAGAGCCTGTGTTTGAGGAGCCtacaccccctccacctccccctgAGGACTatgaagatgatgaggatgaagaggagtcGGCGGTGGTGGAGTACAGCGATCCGTACGCTGAAGAGGACCCGCCCTGGGCACCACGCAACTACCTGGAGAAAG TGGTGGCCATCTACGACTACACCCGCGACAAAGAGGACGAGCTCTCGTTCCAGGAGGGCGCCATCATCTACGTGATCAAGAAGAACGACGACGGCTGGTTCGAGGGCGTGATGAACGGGACCACCGGCCTCTTCCCCGGCAACTACGTCGAGTCCATCATGCACTACGCCGACTGA
- the abi2b gene encoding abl interactor 2b isoform X4 codes for MAELQMLLEEEIPAGRSALLDSFTNLERVAEYCESNYVQSPDKQRALEETKNYTTQSLASVAYLINTLANNVLQMLDIQASQLRRMESSINHISQTVDIHKEKVARREIGILTTNKNTSRTHKIIAPANPERPVRYIRKPVDYSLLDDMGHGVKWLQRFKASAQNMKAGGGALPRTNPPTQKPPSPPMTGKGTLGRHSPYRTLEPVRPPVVPNDYVSSPTRNMAHPQQSPARTASVNQRNRTYSSGSSGGSHPSSSRSSSRENSGSGSVGVPIAVPTPAPPTAFPGSAPAPSNPAKPPPNTATTPGPPSSALDGPPQACNPPLEIPPVPPPPPQLPASTAPPGTGPATYGNPAQGAPQFYSMNRPAQQPPNPPVGGSLPFRRPSSVTGQPNMAQNQNQLNGGPHFAQNQVSDVPPPPPPAEEPVFEEPTPPPPPPEDYEDDEDEEESAVVEYSDPYAEEDPPWAPRNYLEKVVAIYDYTRDKEDELSFQEGAIIYVIKKNDDGWFEGVMNGTTGLFPGNYVESIMHYAD; via the exons ATGGCGGAGCTACAAATGCTTCTAGAAGAGGAGATTCCAGCAGGACGAAGCGCACTATTAGACAGTTTTACCAATTTGGAAAGAGTCGCGGAGTACTGTGAGAGCAATTATGTCCAG TCTCCAGACAAGCAGAGGGCTCTGGAGGAGACCAAGAACTACACCACCCAGTCTCTCGCCAGCGTGGCCTACCTGATCAACACGCTGGCCAACAATGTGCTGCAGATGCTCGACATCCAGGCCTCGCAGCTCCGCCGCATGGAGTCCTCCATCAACCACATCTCACAG ACGGTGGACATCCATAAAGAGAAGGTGGCCCGGCGGGAGATCGGCATCCTCACCACCAACAAGAACACATCCCGCACACACAAGATCATCGCCCCAGCAAACCCAGAGAGACCTGTACGTTACATCCGCAAGCCCGTCGACTACAGCCTGCTGGACGACATGGGGCACGGAGTCAAG TGGTTGCAAAGGTTTAAG GCCAGCGCTCAAAACATGAAGGCCGGAGGAGGCGCGCTCCCTCGCACCAACCCCCCCACACAGAAGCCCCCCAGCCCGCCCATGACAGGCAAAGGGACCCTTGG GCGCCACTCCCCCTATAGGACGCTTGAGCCGGTGCGTCCTCCCGTTGTCCCTAACGACTACGTCTCAAGCCCGACGCGCAACATGGCGCacccccagcagagccctgcACGCACTGCATCCGTTAATCAGAGGAACCGCACGTACAG CAGCGGGAGCAGTGGAGGCAGCCACCCCAGCAGCagtcgcagcagcagcagagagaaCAGCGGCAGCGGCAGTGTGGGCGTACCCATCGCCGTGCCGACCCCGGCCCCGCCCACAGCGTTCCCAG GTTCAGCCCCCGCCCCATCCAACCCAGCTAAACCTCCCCCCAACACTGCCACAACCCCAGGGCCTCCTTCTTCTGCCCTAGACGGCCCCCCACAGGCCTGCAATCCCCCTCTAGAGATCCCGCCTGtacccccaccccctccccaGCTCCCTGCCTCTACGGCCCCCCCTGGCACCGGCCCTGCTACTTATGGCAACCCCGCACAAG GTGCTCCTCAGTTCTACAGCATGAACCGCCCAGCACAGCAGCCCCCGAACCCTCCGGTGGGAGGCTCTCTGCCCTTCCGCCGCCCCTCGTCCGTTACTGGTCAGCCCAACATGgcccagaaccagaaccagctcaACGGGGGTCCACACTTCGCCCAGAACCAAG TCTCAGACGTGCCACCCCCGCCTCCACCTGCCGAAGAGCCTGTGTTTGAGGAGCCtacaccccctccacctccccctgAGGACTatgaagatgatgaggatgaagaggagtcGGCGGTGGTGGAGTACAGCGATCCGTACGCTGAAGAGGACCCGCCCTGGGCACCACGCAACTACCTGGAGAAAG TGGTGGCCATCTACGACTACACCCGCGACAAAGAGGACGAGCTCTCGTTCCAGGAGGGCGCCATCATCTACGTGATCAAGAAGAACGACGACGGCTGGTTCGAGGGCGTGATGAACGGGACCACCGGCCTCTTCCCCGGCAACTACGTCGAGTCCATCATGCACTACGCCGACTGA